The sequence below is a genomic window from Leisingera sp. M658.
GTAGCCGCGCAGCAGCAGCCCTTCGACCGGCAGCGGCAGGGTGCCGCGCAGCTCTGTGATGTCGGCGCTGGTCCCGGCGATGTCACCGCCGGCAATCTCGGCCAGCCCGTCGGCAAAGCCCGACAGGGTTTCAGTCGAAGAGATCAGGATCGCGGTGCGCACCGGGTCGGCAGTGAAACGGCGCGGCAGCGTGGTGCGGTCGGCAATGGCAGTGGACAGCTGCACCCGCGCGGATTGCACGCCTGCCAGCCCCTCCTCCAGCGTCCTGGCCGCATTCTGCTGCAGCAGCCGCAGGCTTTGCACCTCGTCCAGATCCATCTTCAGCGACTGCGCCCTGGCGTGCAGGGCCGGGGTCACTTCAGCCAGCATCATCGCTGAGCGCGCCGCGCCCAAAGGCCCCGAAGGATGCACCATCAGAACCGGAGGCGGCGAGGTTTCAATGGTCTGGATAATCCCCAGCAGCCCCGAGACCTCCTCTTGCCGCGCCGCCAGCTGCGCACTCAGCTGCGCCTCGCGCCGCGCCACCCGGCGCAAGCCGTCGCGCATCGCCGCCAGCCCGGCCTCAAACGCCTGCACGGTTGCGGTCAGCGCCTTCACCCGGTCACGGGAGCTGCCGGCCTCCTGCAATTGCACCGAAGCCCCCTCCAGCTGCGCCGCCGCCGTGCGTGCGGCCCCGGCGGGGTCCGCCGCAACCTGCAGCGGCGCGGCCAGCAGCGCCAGCAGCAAAAGACCCGCCCGCAAGGTCATGACAGCAGGCTCTCCCCGGTCATTTCTGCCGGTTTCTCCAGCCCCATCAGCTCCAGAATAGTCGGCGCCAGGTCCGCCAGCCGGCCATCCCGGAGTGTGGCGCCTTCCGGCCCGCCGACCAGCGCCACCGGCACCAGGTTCAGCGTATGCGCGGTATGGGCACCGCCGGTTTCCGGATCGACCATCACCTCGCAATTGCCGTGATCTGCGGTAACAATCATCGCGCCGCCCGCCTTTTCCAGCGCTTCCACCACCTGCGCCAACCCGCGGTCCACCGCTTCACAGGCCAGCATCGCCGCCTTCAGATCGCCGGTATGGCCGACCATGTCGGGGTTGGCATAGTTGGTCACAATCAGGTCATAGCCCGCAGCAATTGCCTCAACAAACTTCTCCGTCACCTCGGGGGCCGACATCTCCGGCTGCAAATCATAGGTCGCCACATTGGGCGACTTCGGCATGAACCGCTCCTCGCCCTCTTCCGGGTCTTCCTTGCCGCCATTCAGGAAGAAGGTCACATGCGGATATTTCTCGGTCTCCGCCAGCCGGAACTGCCGCTTGCCCTGTTTGGCCACCCAGGCGCCCAGCGTGTTCACAATCGCCGCCTTGGGATAACAGGTGGTCATGTAATCGCTGTGGCTGTCGGAATACTCCACCATGCCCAGCAGGCCCGCCAGTTTGGGGCGCTCGCCTGCATCAAATTCAGCAAACCCCGGTTCGCCAATCGCGCGCAGAATCTCGCGTGCGCGGTCAGCCCGGAAGTTCAGGCAAAAGACCCCGTCGCCGTCCTTCACCCCCTGATAGCCGTCCAGCACGGTGGCGGCGATGAACTCATCCGTTTCCGACTGATTATAGGCATGATCCACCGCGCCGTGGGCATTCATTCCCGGCCGCCCCTTGGCGTGGATCATCGCATCATAGGCCTCGCTGACGCGGCCCCAGCGGTTGTCGCGGTCCATCGCGAAATAGCGCCCGGTGACGGTGGCAATGCGCGCGCCTTCGGGCAGCCTCTCCTCCAGCCGGCGGAAATGGCGAAAGGCCGATTTCGGCGCCACATCGCGCCCGTCGGTGATTGCATGCAGCCAGACCGGCACGCCCGCGTCCGTCACCGCCTTCACCGCCGCCAGAATGTGGTTGATATGCCCATGCACGCCGCCGTCCGAGACCAGCCCCATCAGATGCGCCGCGCCGCCGCTGTCCTTCAGCTGCCGGATAAACGCCTGCAAAGCGCCGTTTTCAAAGAAGCTGCCATCTTCAATGGCCAGGTCGATCTGCCCCAGATCCATCGCCACCACCCGGCCCGCGCCGATATTGGTGTGGCCCACTTCTGAATTGCCCATCTGCCCGGTCGGCAGCCCCACATCCGGCCCATGGGTGATCAGCCGGGCGGCAGGTCCCTTGGCCAGGATCGCATCAAAGGTTGGCGTTTGCGCCAGATAAGGCGCGTTTGCCTTGCCGGGTTCGCCGCTGCCCCAGCCGTCAAGAATGCACAGGACAACGGGTTTGGGTGCGGTCATGGGGTAGCTCCGGGGCAAGGCTGTGTTCGCAAGCCTTCTAACGCCTCGCCGCGCCGGGGTGAACCGGCATTCCTGCCACAGTTGGCGTTATCAGCGCGCAGGCCGGTGCAAAGCCCGCCAATCCGCTTCATCTTTCCCCAAATACTCAATCCCCCGGCCCGCCACCCGCGCCGCCGCCCGCGTTCTGCGGTGTCAGCAGATGCCGGATCAGCGCCACCGGATGGGCCCGCAAGGACAGCCGCATGGCGACGTAATCCTCCACCACTTCCTCGCCCAGGCCCATCTGCGGCAGATCCGCCTCCGGCTCGTAAATCCCCTCGCCCTCCAGCTCGCGGGCAAACAGCGGCAGCGGCTTGCGGGCGGCGATCGCCTTGGCCGCCCACAAGGCCTCACGCCGGTTCAACCCGAGGGCAGCAAAGGCATCGGCTTCAGCCAGCCGCTCGATCACCGGCGGCGGGGTGCCTGCCTTGCGCCAGACGTCCTCCACCTCTGTATAGCCATTGCCGCGCGCCGCAGTCAGCCAGGCGGCGTCCTCATCGCGCAGACCTTTCACCTGCCGGAACCCCAGCCGCAGCGCCAGGCCGCCATGGCCGTCGGGCTCCATCACATTGTCCCAATAGGAATTATTGATGCAGACCGGGCGCACGTCTACGCCATGTTCGCGGGCGTCGCGAACAATCTGCGCGGGCGCATAAAACCCCATCGGCTGCGCATTCAGCAGCGCACAGGCAAAGATGCCGGGATGGTGGCATTTGATCCAGGCAGAGGCATAAACCAAGAGCGCAAAAGACGCCGCATGGCTTTCCGGAAACCCGTAGGAGCCGAAGCCCTCGATCTGGGAAAAGCAGCGCTCGGAGAACTCTGTATCATAGCCGTTCCTGGCCATGCCACGCAAAAACAGGCTGCGGAATTCGCTGACGTTGCCGTGTTTCTTGAAGGTCGCGAGCGACCGCCGCAGCCGGTCGGCCTGCTCGGGCGTGAAGCCCGCGCCGACAATGGCGATCTGCATCGCCTGCTCCTGAAATAAGGGCACGCCAAGGGTCTTACCCAGCACCTCGCCCAGCGCGTCCGAGGGGAAATGCACCGGCTCCTCGCCATTGCGGCGGCGGATATAGGGGTGCACCATATCGCCCTGGATCGGGCCGGGGCGGACGATGGCAACCTCGATCACCAGATCATAGAAATGGCGCGGCTTCATCCGCGGCAGAAAATTCATCTGCGCCCGGCTTTCGACCTGAAAGACGCCAATGCTGTCGGCCCGGCACAGCATGTTGTAGACCGCCGGATCCTCGGGCGGCAGGGTGGCCAGGCTGTAATCCAGCTGGTGGTGCTGCTGCAGCAGATCAAACGCCTTGCGGATACAGGTCAGCATGCCCAAGGACAGCACATCGACCTTGAGGATACCAAGCGTGTCGATGTCATCCTTGTCCCAGCAGATGACTGTGCGCCCCTCCATGGTGGCATTCTCGATCGGCACCAGCTCGTCCAGCCGGCCTTGGGTGATGATAAAGCCGCCCACATGTTGCGACAGGTGGCGCGGGAAGCCGATGATCTGCTCCACCATCTGCATCGTCAGCTGCAGGCGGCGGCTGCCGGGGTCCAGCCCGATCTCGCGCATCCGCTCGGCCTCCACCCCCTTGGCGCTGAAAAACCCCCACAGCTGCGAGGACAGGGCCGAAATGGTGTCCTCGGTCAGGCCCATGGCACGGCCCACCTCGCGGATGGCGCGCTTGCCGCGGTAGTGGATCACCGTGGCACACAGCCCTGCGCGGTGGCGGCCGTAGCGTTCATAAATCCACTGGATCACCTCCTCGCGCCGCTCGTGCTCGAAATCGACGTCGATGTCGGGCGGCTCGTCGCGGGCCTCGGAGACGAAACGCTCGAACACCATGGTGCCGAGTTCGGGGCTGACCGAGGTCACGCCGAGACAGTAGCAGACCACCGAATTCGCCGCCGAGCCGCGCCCCTGGCACAGGATCCCGCGGGAGCGGGCAAAGGCGACGATGTCGCGCACCGTCAGGAAGTAGGGATCATATTTCAGCTTGCCGATCAGGGCCAGTTCATGCTCCAGCAGGCTGCGCACCTTGTCCGGCGCGCCGCCCGGATAGCGCCATTGCAGGCCCTCCTCGGCCAGCCGCCGCAGGCGTTGCGGCGGGGGCTCACTGCCGCGCCCTTCATCCGGGTAGTCATAGCGCAGCTCATCCAGGGAGAAATTCAGCCGCTCCGCCAGCCGGGCGGCATTCTCCACAGCGTCTTCATACCCGCGGAACAGACGGCGCATTTCCGCCTCTGACCGCAGGCGCTGCTCACCATTGGCCATGGCGGCACGGCCCAGGGTCTCTACCTTGCAGCGCAGGCGGATGGCGCTGAGGACATCGCCCAGGCGGCGGCGGCTGCCGTGGTGCATCTTTGGCGCGGCACTGGCGAGCGGCGGCAGGTTCAGATGCCGGGCGAGATCCGCGAGCTGCGCAAACCGTGTTTGGTCGCCGCCGTCATAGGCAGGCGTCATCAGCAGATGCATGCGGCCGGCAAAGCGGCGCGTCAGCCCGTCCATATGCGGCCCCCATCCGCCCGCACCGCTGAGGCCATGTTCCTCCTGCGGCAACAGGAGAAGGTGGAGACCCTCCGCGAATTCCAGCAGGTCAGCGATATGCAGGAGACAGCTGCCTTTCTCCACTCTGAGCCGCCCGGTGGAGATCAGCTGTGTCAGACTGCCCCAGCCCGCGCGGTTCACCGGCAGCGCGATCACCTCTGGCGCATCACTGAAGATAAGCCGCGCCGCCGGGATCAGCCGTGGCGCATCGCAGATAGGGAAAGAAAGCGGCGGCGCGATGCCCTCGGGGGGCGGCGGGCCGATGGGCGTGTTCTGCCGGTTCCAGTCCTGCCGCTCGCGCACCTGGCGGGCAATGCCGCGGCATTCGGCATGGGCGCGCACGATGCCCGCCACCGAGTTTTCGTCGGCAATGGCAACCGCCGCGATCCCCAGCTCCAGCGCGCGGGTCACATATTCCTCAGGGTGGGAGGCCCCGGTGAGGAAGGTGAAGTTGGAAAGGCAGGCAAATTCGGCAAACATGACCTGCATGATATTCCTGTTTTGTTCTCATGTGGAGTCCTGCCGCAACGCCAGCCGCAGACGCCGCCCGCGCCGCGCGCTGCGCGGCGCTTGGCCCAACCGCCGCAGGGCATTTTCAATGCCCGCACGACGGGCGGGAGCGCTTTGTTTCAGGCCACTGCGGGATGCGCAAGATCCGGGTCGATTGCGGCGAGGCGGTCCGGGCATGGTGGTGTCAGCAAAAGGAGAAAACCCATGATCAGGATCACCGCCCTGCCCACAGAGATTGTCCGCGCGCTGCAGGAGGGCGGCGCCGATGCCCACGGCCAAGCGCCGGAGCGCGCGGTGTCCGGCGGCGGCAGCAACCCCTGCCGCCACTGCCTGCAATACATCCCCGATGGTAAAGACATGCTGATCCTGGCCCACCGCCCCTTTCCCGAAGCACAGCCCTATGCCGAAACAGGGCCGATTTTCCTGTGCGCCGATCATTGCGAACGGCACGAAGGCGAAGATATGCCGGAGATGTTGACGGGCTCCCCGGATTACCTGATCAAAGGCTACAGCGCCGATCACCGGATTGTTTACGGCACCGGCATTGTCATCCCGCAGGCCGAGATGAGGCGGCAGACGGAAGCGATCTTTGCGGACGAGCGGGTCAGCTACATCCACGTCCGGTCATCACGCAACAACTGCTACCAGGCGCGGATCGACCGGGGGGTAAAGGGGAAAGTGCCAACCCTCACGTTGACCTCGGAACACTAAGGGCGGCGTCTGCCTGGGCAGGCGCGAACGTGCCTGTCTGTTTTGCCGGAGGCAAACCTGCGGATTGACGGGCCGGCAAGCGCGGCCCGGCTTGCCGGCCGCGCGGAACAGATGTTCCAACCTGCCGGACAGACTATCCCGCTCTGGCTGACTTTGTCAGCGACAGGAAAACATCCTCCAAGTCTGCCTCTTCGGTCTTCACATCACGGATCGAAATACCGGCAGCATGGACCGCGGCCAGCACGTCCTCGGCGCTGGTCAGGCGGCTGCGGTAGCGCAGCACCACGGCGCCGTCTTCGCGCAAACAGGCCTCGATCCCCTCGCCCTGCGGCATGACCGTGGCGGGCACCGCCGGATGCACCACCATGGTCTTGGCATCAAGCCGCCCCAGCAGGCTGGATTTGCTGTCCCGCGCCACCACCTCGCCCTGGTTGATAATGGCGATCTCGTCGCACATCTCCTCGGCTTCCTCCAGGTAGTGGGTGGTGAGGATGATGGTCATGCCTTGCGCGTTCAGCTTGCGGATGTTCTGCCACAGCATCTGGCGCAGCTCGATATCGACACCCGCAGTGGGTTCATCCAGCACCAGCACCGACGGGCGGTGAACCAGCGCCTTGCCCAGCAGCAAGCGCCGCCGCATGCCGCCAGAGAGGGTCCGGGCATAAGCCCCGGCCTTGTCCGTGAGGCCGATCATCCGCAGGATTTCGTCGCTGTGGCGTTCGGATTTGGGCACACCGTAAAGACCCGCCTGCACCTCCAGCGCGCCGCGCGGGGTGAAGAAAGGATCAAGGTTCAGCTCCTGCGGCATGACACCGATGGCAGCCCGGCTCTGGCGCGGGTTTTCGTCCTGGTCAAAGCCCCAGATCGACACCTGCCCGCTGGTCTTGCGCACCAGCCCTGCCAGGATATTGATCAGAGTGGATTTACCGGCGCCATTCGGCCCCAATAGCCCAAAGACCGAACCGCGCGGCACCGTGAGATCGACACCCTTCAGCGCGTGTTTCCCGGGCTGGCCTTTGTGCCCTTTGTAAATTTTGCGCAAAGCTTTGATACGGATTGCATCGCTTGTCATCGCCGCTCTTGCCCCCGGTTTTTCCTTGGCTCATAAAAGCGCCTAGCCGAAAAGTGAAAGGACTGCCAGCCATGAGCACCGCCACGCCCCCTGAAGCGCCGGAAACCAGGATCGTGAACAGCCGCAAGGTGGCCTGCGACGGCAGCGAGGGCGCACTGGGGCATCCGCGGGTCTATTTGCAGATCCCCGAGGCCGAGGGTTTCGTAGAATGCCCCTATTGCGACTGCAAGTATATCTATGAGGATGCAGCCAAGGCGGCGGAGTGATCCAACGCGGCCCAGCCCAGGCCTGCAGCGGCTGGGAACCGGAAAATTCAAATTTTCCGGCCAAATTTCTTCGAAGAAATTTGCCAGCGCCCGGTATGGTCCCGCAGGGCTGAAGCAAACGGATGGTGCACATGGCACAGCTTCTGATCGTCTACCACTCACGCACCGGCGGCAGCCGCCGGATGGCGGAGGTGGCGGCGGAGGCGGCACGCGGTGAGGTTTCCACGGTTCTGAAGCGGGCCGAAGAGGCCGGGCCGGAGGATCTGCTGGCGGCGGATGGCTACATCTTCTGCGCGCCGGAAAACCTGGCGGCGCTGTCGGGCCAGATGAAAGAGTTTTTCGACCGCTGCTATTATCCGGTGCTGGGGCAGCTCAGCGG
It includes:
- the gpmI gene encoding 2,3-bisphosphoglycerate-independent phosphoglycerate mutase, which produces MTAPKPVVLCILDGWGSGEPGKANAPYLAQTPTFDAILAKGPAARLITHGPDVGLPTGQMGNSEVGHTNIGAGRVVAMDLGQIDLAIEDGSFFENGALQAFIRQLKDSGGAAHLMGLVSDGGVHGHINHILAAVKAVTDAGVPVWLHAITDGRDVAPKSAFRHFRRLEERLPEGARIATVTGRYFAMDRDNRWGRVSEAYDAMIHAKGRPGMNAHGAVDHAYNQSETDEFIAATVLDGYQGVKDGDGVFCLNFRADRAREILRAIGEPGFAEFDAGERPKLAGLLGMVEYSDSHSDYMTTCYPKAAIVNTLGAWVAKQGKRQFRLAETEKYPHVTFFLNGGKEDPEEGEERFMPKSPNVATYDLQPEMSAPEVTEKFVEAIAAGYDLIVTNYANPDMVGHTGDLKAAMLACEAVDRGLAQVVEALEKAGGAMIVTADHGNCEVMVDPETGGAHTAHTLNLVPVALVGGPEGATLRDGRLADLAPTILELMGLEKPAEMTGESLLS
- a CDS encoding murein hydrolase activator EnvC, whose amino-acid sequence is MTLRAGLLLLALLAAPLQVAADPAGAARTAAAQLEGASVQLQEAGSSRDRVKALTATVQAFEAGLAAMRDGLRRVARREAQLSAQLAARQEEVSGLLGIIQTIETSPPPVLMVHPSGPLGAARSAMMLAEVTPALHARAQSLKMDLDEVQSLRLLQQNAARTLEEGLAGVQSARVQLSTAIADRTTLPRRFTADPVRTAILISSTETLSGFADGLAEIAGGDIAGTSADITELRGTLPLPVEGLLLRGYGERDAAGIARPGLLIAARPRALVTAPTAATIRYRGPLLDLGNVVILEPQPETLFVLSGLAEVFGEAGQVIPEGTPVGLMSGENPKPDAILSLSGEGGGTDRTETLYIEVRMDNSPVDPETWFRTGKGG
- a CDS encoding flavodoxin family protein; this encodes MAQLLIVYHSRTGGSRRMAEVAAEAARGEVSTVLKRAEEAGPEDLLAADGYIFCAPENLAALSGQMKEFFDRCYYPVLGQLSGRPYAQMVCAGSDGENAARQCARIATGWRLKQVQEPLIICTHAQTPEAILAPKVIPEEQLDACRELGLALGAGLAMGVF
- a CDS encoding DUF1203 domain-containing protein, whose protein sequence is MIRITALPTEIVRALQEGGADAHGQAPERAVSGGGSNPCRHCLQYIPDGKDMLILAHRPFPEAQPYAETGPIFLCADHCERHEGEDMPEMLTGSPDYLIKGYSADHRIVYGTGIVIPQAEMRRQTEAIFADERVSYIHVRSSRNNCYQARIDRGVKGKVPTLTLTSEH
- a CDS encoding zinc-finger domain-containing protein, with protein sequence MSTATPPEAPETRIVNSRKVACDGSEGALGHPRVYLQIPEAEGFVECPYCDCKYIYEDAAKAAE
- a CDS encoding ABC transporter ATP-binding protein, with the translated sequence MTSDAIRIKALRKIYKGHKGQPGKHALKGVDLTVPRGSVFGLLGPNGAGKSTLINILAGLVRKTSGQVSIWGFDQDENPRQSRAAIGVMPQELNLDPFFTPRGALEVQAGLYGVPKSERHSDEILRMIGLTDKAGAYARTLSGGMRRRLLLGKALVHRPSVLVLDEPTAGVDIELRQMLWQNIRKLNAQGMTIILTTHYLEEAEEMCDEIAIINQGEVVARDSKSSLLGRLDAKTMVVHPAVPATVMPQGEGIEACLREDGAVVLRYRSRLTSAEDVLAAVHAAGISIRDVKTEEADLEDVFLSLTKSARAG
- a CDS encoding error-prone DNA polymerase yields the protein MFAEFACLSNFTFLTGASHPEEYVTRALELGIAAVAIADENSVAGIVRAHAECRGIARQVRERQDWNRQNTPIGPPPPEGIAPPLSFPICDAPRLIPAARLIFSDAPEVIALPVNRAGWGSLTQLISTGRLRVEKGSCLLHIADLLEFAEGLHLLLLPQEEHGLSGAGGWGPHMDGLTRRFAGRMHLLMTPAYDGGDQTRFAQLADLARHLNLPPLASAAPKMHHGSRRRLGDVLSAIRLRCKVETLGRAAMANGEQRLRSEAEMRRLFRGYEDAVENAARLAERLNFSLDELRYDYPDEGRGSEPPPQRLRRLAEEGLQWRYPGGAPDKVRSLLEHELALIGKLKYDPYFLTVRDIVAFARSRGILCQGRGSAANSVVCYCLGVTSVSPELGTMVFERFVSEARDEPPDIDVDFEHERREEVIQWIYERYGRHRAGLCATVIHYRGKRAIREVGRAMGLTEDTISALSSQLWGFFSAKGVEAERMREIGLDPGSRRLQLTMQMVEQIIGFPRHLSQHVGGFIITQGRLDELVPIENATMEGRTVICWDKDDIDTLGILKVDVLSLGMLTCIRKAFDLLQQHHQLDYSLATLPPEDPAVYNMLCRADSIGVFQVESRAQMNFLPRMKPRHFYDLVIEVAIVRPGPIQGDMVHPYIRRRNGEEPVHFPSDALGEVLGKTLGVPLFQEQAMQIAIVGAGFTPEQADRLRRSLATFKKHGNVSEFRSLFLRGMARNGYDTEFSERCFSQIEGFGSYGFPESHAASFALLVYASAWIKCHHPGIFACALLNAQPMGFYAPAQIVRDAREHGVDVRPVCINNSYWDNVMEPDGHGGLALRLGFRQVKGLRDEDAAWLTAARGNGYTEVEDVWRKAGTPPPVIERLAEADAFAALGLNRREALWAAKAIAARKPLPLFARELEGEGIYEPEADLPQMGLGEEVVEDYVAMRLSLRAHPVALIRHLLTPQNAGGGAGGGPGD